A single genomic interval of Lodderomyces elongisporus chromosome 8, complete sequence harbors:
- the MSY1 gene encoding tyrosyl-tRNA synthetase (BUSCO:EOG09262JRP), translating into MLRLIKYPSLRRWNSTTSNGVQTLMRKGLIEAVTSDDVLKEKNLHVYVGCDPTASSLHVGNLFVFLAATYFNQITVLVGGGTGLVGDPSGKTSARVLIDKDILRANEVKITEQLQKLYSNFEKFQDIHGGNKPLIQIVNNYSWLKDVTLLDFLRNVGPKVRVNEMLARDSVKNRDGVHFGEFAYQLLQSYDFLHLSTNGVNAQLGGADQWGNITAGLDMIKKFGSKNNCYGVTVPLLTTPSGEKFGKSAGNAVFLDKDMTAPFQLYQFFINTPDNIVQRFFTLLNVAKEKIPESETESQKLLAKYMTWIIHGEDVADACDAAYKLLNGFPANVSINDFDKAGILIRCNKEEMLSAIIARNSDMSRREVNRTIAAKGVTVNGERISKDELISPQHEFVVDGKVIVRVGKSKFHVLTFE; encoded by the coding sequence ATGCTTCGTTTAATCAAATATCCTCTGCTCCGACGTTGGAACTCCACCACATCTAACGGTGTGCAAACGTTGATGCGCAAAGGTCTAATCGAAGCAGTGACTAGTGATGACGTCCTCAAGGAAAAAAACTTACACGTTTACGTTGGTTGTGATCCTACTGCATCTTCGCTTCATGTGGGtaatttgtttgtatttctTGCAGCCACCTATTTTAACCAAATCACTGTTttggttggtggtggtactGGTTTAGTGGGCGACCCTTCAGGGAAAACAAGTGCAAGAGTATTGATAGATAAGGACATATTACGGGCCAATGAAGTTAAAATCACCGAGCAActtcaaaaactttactcaaattttgaaaaattccAAGACATTCATGGAGGCAACAAACCTTTGATTCAGATTGTAAATAATTATTCCTGGCTCAAGGATGTGACGCTCCTTGACTTTTTGAGAAATGTTGGCCCCAAGGTTCGTGTTAATGAGATGCTTGCAAGGGACTCGGTGAAAAATAGAGATGGCGTTCATTTTGGAGAGTTTGCTTACCAGTTATTGCAGAGTTATGATTTCTTGCACTTGAGTACGAATGGCGTTAATGCGCAGTTGGGTGGTGCTGACCAGTGGGGTAACATCACTGCTGGATTGGATATGATTAAAAAATTCGGCAGCAAAAACAACTGCTACGGAGTTACCGTCCCGCTTTTGACTACGCCAAGTGGTGAAAAGTTTGGTAAATCAGCCGGAAATGCAGTATTTTTGGACAAAGATATGACGGCACCATTTCAGTTGTATCAGTTTTTCATAAATACTCCTGACAACATTGTACAAAGGTTCTTCACATTGTTGAATGTTGCAAAGGAGAAAATACCAGAATCAGAGACCGAGTCGCAAAAGCTTCTTGCTAAATACATGACATGGATCATTCATGGAGAAGATGTGGCTGACGCTTGTGACGCTGCTTACAAACTTTTGAATGGATTCCCAGCTAATGTAAGCATCAACGATTTTGACAAAGCAGGTATTTTGATCAGATGCAACAAGGAAGAGATGCTCAGTGCTATTATTGCAAGGAATAGCGATATGCTGAGAAGAGAAGTCAATAGAACAATTGCTGCAAAGGGAGTAACCGTTAATGGTGAAAGGATTTCGAAAGATGAGCTTATCCTGCCACAACACGAGTTTGTAGTGGATGGTAAAGTAATTGTGAGGGTTGGCAAATCTAAATTTCATGTGTTGACATTTGAATAG
- the prh1 gene encoding Salivary acidic proline-rich phosphoprotein 1/2 produces the protein MDPTASHEGSKRRRRRSKKKVEEVQVEDTRQNKKIKFDEEESTSVGGDDLLQNGEQDKKGKDKHEHQHEHENQHEHENQHEQVQQEAVNIPQRNKKVFTDTLESSSELALPSDNTIVKGKKRKLIKFTEQQPDSDSENENDYTFQHKSDLLKVRQKLPIYQHQDRIIETILNNQVTIVIGETGSGKSTQIPQFLIPHSKSIAVTQPRRVAAASLAARVSDEYGCKLGSEVGYQVRFTNKSSHKTKLKYLTDGMLLREIMLDRELKKYDVVVLDEAHERTILTDLIMGFLKSLIKERPDLKVVVMSATLNAELFSKFFAAPILYIEGKMYPVAQLYVEGDTEDIVDCMIRSVIKVNLTEPEGDVLCFLPGQEEIDNCVKTLEELAPQLPREAPLLVPLPLYAALSPNQQSKVFESLPKGRRKIILATNIAETSITVPGVKFVIDSGLRKVKVWKHNLGLSTLLTTPISQASARQRAGRAGRECPGKVYRLYGEDEYLELPKQQESEIKRNDIVLPILTLKKLGVDDLLNWTWLEDPGQEAILSALNTLYTLGALNDAGKITSLGVKMSTLPLPPQLSVVLITAAESGCLSAVIDIVSCLSVDNLILNVTGEARDEINFKRRAYCPKGSTHGDLISLYEFYQSYQSLGKEWCEELKFNYKGFKNVDKVKKQLQQYMSDIAKIDLKQDSKSDVNVDFDFDFDSDLQHTKSLDIPLVLKSFLKGYITNTAVGMPDRSYRTFNSGQLISIHPSSVLFGKPLDAIMYIEYVFTSKGYARNCSAIELSWIQEVAPHLMGGKVSLNE, from the coding sequence ATGGATCCCACCGCCTCGCATGAAGGatcaaagagaagaagaagaagaagtaagaAGAAGGTTGAAGAAGTTCAAGTTGAAGATACTCGacagaataaaaaaataaaatttgatGAGGAGGAAAGTACGTCTGTAGGTGGTGATGACTTGTTGCAGAATGGGGAACAAGATAAAAAAGGCAAGGACAAACATGAACATCAACATGAACACGAAAATCAACATGAACACGAAAATCAACATGAACAAGTTCAACAAGAAGCTGTTAATATCCCTcagagaaataaaaaggtaTTTACAGATACCTTAGAGTCATCGTCAGAACTTGCACTACCATCAGATAATACCATTGTCAAAGGcaaaaagaggaaactCATCAAATTTACTGAACAACAACCGGACTCAGACTCtgagaatgaaaatgacTACACTTTCCAACACAAATCGGACCTACTTAAGGTTAGACAGAAATTACCCATCTACCAGCACCAAGATCGGATAATAGAGACTATTCTTAATAATCAAGTGACTATAGTAATTGGTGAAACAGGTTCTGGTAAATCGACACAAATTCCGCAATTCCTCATCCCCCATTCGAAATCAATTGCAGTAACGCAGCCTAGAAGAGTTGCTGCTGCATCTTTAGCGGCAAGAGTCAGTGACGAATATGGTTGTAAATTGGGCTCTGAGGTCGGTTACCAAGTGCGATTCACAAACAAGAGTTCCCATAAGACAAAATTAAAGTATCTTACTGACGGTATGTTATTAAGAGAAATCATGTTGGATCGagagttgaaaaaatacGATGTGGTTGTGTTGGATGAAGCGCACGAAAGAACCATCTTGACGGATTTGATTATGGGATTTCTAAAGTCATTAATCAAGGAAAGACCAGATTTAaaagtggtggtaatgTCAGCCACATTGAATGCAGAATTGTTTAGTAAATTCTTTGCCGCCCCTATTCTTTACATTGAAGGTAAGATGTACCCAGTTGCACAATTGTATGTTGAGGGAGATACAGAAGACATTGTTGATTGCATGATTCGATCTGTTATTAAAGTCAATTTGACAGAACCTGAAGGTGATGTACTTTGCTTCCTACCGGGCCAAGAAGAGATTGATAATTGTGTAAAGACATTAGAGGAACTTGCTCCTCAATTACCTCGAGAAGCGCCATTATTGGTGCCATTGCCACTTTATGCAGCACTATCTCCAAATCAACAACTGAAAGTCTTTGAAAGTTTGCCAAAgggaagaaggaaaatcATTTTGGCAACGAATATTGCCGAAACTTCGATTACTGTTCCTGGTGTCAAATTTGTTATTGATTCAGGATTAAGAAAAGTTAAGGTATGGAAACATAATTTGGGTCTCTCGACTTTACTCACAACTCCAATTTCTCAAGCATCAGCGCGACAAAGAGCAGGAAGAGCAGGAAGAGAGTGTCCCGGTAAAGTATATCGGTTATATGGCGAAGATGAGTATCTAGAGTTGCCAAAACAACAGGAATCTGAAATCAAGAGAAATGACATTGTGTTGCCCATACTTACGCTAAAGAAATTAGGTGTGGATGATTTGCTCAATTGGACATGGCTCGAAGACCCTGGCCAGGAAGCCATCTTGAGCGCTTTAAACACGCTATACACTTTAGGTGCTTTGAATGATGCAGGTAAGATTACCTCTTTGGGGGTTAAAATGAGTACCTTACCATTGCCACCACAGTTATCGGTGGTTTTAATAACTGCTGCGGAACTGGGATGTCTTTCAGCAGTGATTGATATTGTTTCATGCCTTTCGGTTGACAATTTAATTCTCAATGTTACTGGTGAAGCAAGAGACGAAATCAATTTCAAGAGGAGAGCCTATTGTCCAAAGGGATCTACGCACGGAGACCTCATTTCATTGTACGAATTTTACCAATCTTATCAGTCTTTAGGAAAGGAATGGTGCGAGGAGCTCAAATTTAACTACAAAGGGTTCAAGAATGTAGACAAAGTGAAGAAGCAGTTGCAACAATACATGTCTGATATAGCCAAAATCGATTTGAAACAAGATTCAAAACTGGACGTTAACGttgactttgactttgactttgattCGGACTTGCAACATACCAAAAGCTTGGATATCCCACTTGTTCTCAAATCATTCCTCAAGGGTTATATTACAAACACTGCTGTTGGAATGCCAGATAGATCTTATAGGACGTTCAATAGTGGTCAACTAATCAGTATCCACCCTTCTTCAGTCTTATTCGGCAAACCTTTGGATGCAATCATGTATATCGAATACGTATTCACCAGTAAAGGGTATGCGAGAAATTGTTCAGCAATCGAGCTTTCTTGGATACAGGAAGTTGCACCACACCTTATGGGTGGAAAAGTCAGCTTAAACGAATAA
- the HAL21 gene encoding 3'(2'),5'-bisphosphate nucleotidase (BUSCO:EOG09262HP3), with amino-acid sequence MAHPYAKELEVATLAVKRASILTKQLSDSISKEGTITKEDKSPVTVGDFASQAIINHALKINFPTDEIVGEEDSQDLQENDELANKVLSLIEKVQSETSDFQKVLGELKDKQSVFQSIDLGNSQGGSKGRFWALDPIDGTKGFLRGDQFAVCLALIEDGKVVLGVIGCPNLAKKVESNTKHSGIVGGLYSAIKGLGAYYSPLFDEISFQPLSKQERIQMTQHSTPDELKVVEGVEKGHSSHSTQAKIKETLGFNPDTVQEQTINLDSQVKYCALASGQADIYLRLPINDTYREKIWDHAAGNVLVYEAGGRVGDITGQPLDFGKGRLLPSKGVIAGNDKIFDKVIEAVNSVVE; translated from the coding sequence ATGGCACATCCTTATGCAAAAGAGTTGGAAGTTGCCACTTTAGCTGTCAAAAGAGCTTCCATATTGACAAAGCAATTGAGTGATTCTATTTCAAAGGAAGGCACAATTACAAAAGAGGACAAGTCTCCAGTCACAGTGGGTGATTTTGCAAGTCAGGCAATTATCAATCATGCTTTGAAGATCAATTTCCCAACAGACGAGATTGTTGGAGAAGAGGATTCACAAGATTTGCAAGAGAATGATGAATTGGCAAACAAAGTATTGAGtttgattgaaaaagtaCAACTGGAAACAAGCGACTTTCAAAAAGTTCTTGGAGAGTTGAAAGATAAACAATCTGTGTTTCAAAGCATTGATTTGGGTAACTCCCAAGGTGGATCAAAGGGAAGATTTTGGGCATTGGACCCAATCGATGGAACAAAAGGCTTCTTAAGAGGTGACCAGTTTGCCGTGTGTTTGGCATTGATTGAAGATGGGAAAGTAGTCTTGGGTGTTATTGGGTGTCCAAACCttgcaaaaaaagttgaGTCCAATACAAAACATAGTGGTATTGTAGGTGGATTATACTCCGCAATCAAAGGTCTTGGTGCGTACTATTCGCCACTCTTTGACGAGATTTCATTCCAGCCTTTGAGTAAACAAGAACGCATTCAAATGACCCAGCACAGTACACCGGATGAATTAAAAGTTGTTGAAGGTGTTGAAAAGGGTCACTCATCACATTCGACGCAGGCAAAGATTAAAGAAACACTTGGATTCAATCCAGATACAGTACAAGAGCAAACTATAAATTTGGACTCGCAAGTGAAATATTGCGCGCTTGCCAGTGGACAAGCTGATATATACTTGAGACTCCCAATAAATGATACATATAGAGAGAAAATCTGGGACCACGCTGCTGGAAACGTTTTAGTTTATGAGGCTGGTGGCAGAGTGGGTGACATCACTGGCCAACCATTGGACTTTGGAAAAGGTAGACTTCTTCCTTCAAAGGGTGTCATTGCTGGTAATGACAAGATTTTTGATAAAGTTATAGAGGCAGTTAACAGTGTTGTTGAATAa
- the RIM9 gene encoding regulator of ime2, with the protein MYKSLLALLVLCLICWIIQLLPVISVPLTPSSSKIYLSCFENFTFGVFGICDERSGKCSDARIGYPSSNSSNFVLQDNYDGVVLPSDVKYTISKLLVVHVVAFCFSSLLMTVICLLFALESVDRWRYQMKPRQEIESEEEREEREQREENEKRDLTPYLNMMLILTIMSVLTTLLAFLADILLFTPNLSYLGWIQLIPIISMALITSMLCFIKRSIASRKFFENYDYQYDDMKKLRKRVMEHSWDNSSDDGFFVYTDGFYTRGEETNISNTSLSSTTRQPRGSISSMASSTSAIELNNF; encoded by the coding sequence ATGTACAAGTCGCTATTAGCATTACTAGTGCTATGTCTCATCTGTTGGATTATCCAGCTACTACCGGTCATTTCAGTTCCATTAACCCCGCTGTCTAGTAAAATCTACCTTTCTTGCTTTGAGAATTTTACATTTGGCGTATTTGGTATTTGTGATGAAAGGTCAGGAAAATGCAGCGATGCTCGAATAGGATATCCTTCTTCAAACTCGAGCAATTTCGTGCTCCAAGATAACTATGATGGTGTTGTGCTACCGTCGGATGTCAAATATACAATATCGAAACTATTAGTTGTCCACGTTGTTGCATTCTGTTTCTCGAGTCTTCTTATGACTGTTATTTGCTTGTTGTTTGCATTGGAAAGTGTCGACAGGTGGAGGTACCAAATGAAACCGAGACAAGAGATTGAGTCTGAAGAAGAGAGGGAAGAGAGGGAGCAAAGAGAGGAAAACGAAAAGAGAGATTTGACACCGTATCTCAACATGATGTTGATACTCACAATAATGTCTGTTTTGACTACTTTGCTTGCATTTTTAGCCGACATCCTTTTGTTTACTCCAAATTTGAGCTACTTGGGGTGGATCCAGTTGATACCAATAATATCTATGGCACTCATCACATCGATGTTATGCTTTATTAAACGTTCAATCGCGAGTCGAAAGTTCTTTGAGAATTACGATTATCAGTACGATGatatgaaaaaattgaggAAACGCGTTATGGAGCATTCATGGGACAATTCCAGTGATGATGGGTTCTTTGTATATACAGATGGCTTTTACACGAgaggagaagaaacaaacatttCAAATACTTCACTAAGTAGTACCACGCGACAACCCAGAGGCAGCATTTCTTCGATGGCTTCTTCGACTTCTGCAATTGAATTAAATAACTTTTAA
- the KAR5 gene encoding karyogamy protein, whose translation MVGASAISGVVIIANVVAAIAAAAGDGDGGIASTTDTILTLDGIKILNNALSQWKDDCNQRALAEVMPQCIHGVENITPSQQKHTAMELSICEFENNGLDYPLECHASVRNLNTNTCIQALEKSPQYWTTFSGNYRAVKDICHQISLPYEKDQIIEVYENMTLLYRSVMEDLKSSHHKYTVELEMKIQNKFNKLFSVVDDLMRSRAEENNKVNQTFNKFYENFQVSISNALVVMQNSYDGANTNFELMQRHVSYFATELQRISLLVQEQGEKLQVQQEQLVTGNVKLSIQQERLFDNMQLFGNELDKLHNAEVSRVSSVNKQLKLTEFSIRHANSILRENTDELHLQRMLIAEYTPIILGNITTLLMHFLNQSASEIVENFEHSLNLSLEKLSLKIDETANSLAVVNATIARCSIFASSVVETLDSLKNSTIRMMMLFMSMITPSVTFDGLISGAKAIIAFFTSVTRLAAVIAICLLIILIWPIVKSLFFQPLCYLMRRCSYIVVSILVGVAAANFSVWLLQK comes from the coding sequence ATGGTTGGTGCCTCTGCAATTAGTGGTGTAGTTATTATTGCtaatgttgttgctgctatcgctgctgctgctggtgatggtgatggtggtatTGCTTCTACCACTGATACTATACTCACACTTGATGGAATTAAGATCTTGAACAATGCGTTGCTGCAATGGAAAGACGACTGCAACCAAAGGGCTTTAGCAGAGGTAATGCCTCAGTGTATTCATGGTGTGGAAAATATCACTCCTTCTCAGCAAAAACACACTGCTATGGAATTGTCAATTtgtgaatttgaaaataatgGTTTGGACTACCCATTGGAATGTCATGCAAGTGTCCGCAATTTGAATACCAACACTTGTATTCAAGCTTTGGAAAAGTCACCCCAGTACTGGACAACATTTAGTGGCAACTATAGAGCAGTTAAAGATATTTGCCACCAAATAAGTCTACCATATGAAAAAGACCAAATTATTGAAGTTTACGAAAATATGACTTTGTTATATCGCTCGGTCATGGAGGATTTGAAGTCATCTCATCACAAGTACACTGTGGAGcttgaaatgaaaattcaaaacaaatttaacAAGCTTTTTAGTGTAGTGGATGATTTGATGCGGTCTAGAGCAGAAGAGAATAATAAAGTTAATCAAACTTTTAACAAGTTTTATGAAAACTTTCAAGTCTCCATCAGTAACGCACTTGTTGTTATGCAAAATTCTTATGATGGTGCCAACACAAACTTTGAACTCATGCAGCGCCATGTTAGTTACTTTGCCACTGAATTGCAAAGAATACTGTTGCTAGTGCAAGAACAAGGGGAAAAACTTCAAGTGCAACAAGAGCAGCTCGTAACTGGTAATGTTAAACTTTCCATTCAGCAAGAAAGACTATTTGATAATATGCAGCTTTTCGGAAATGAATTGGACAAACTACATAATGCTGAAGTATCACGTGTAAGCTCGgtaaacaaacaattaaaGCTAACGGAATTTTCTATTCGACATGCCAATTCCATCTTGAGAGAAAATACTGATGAATTACACTTGCAACGAATGCTAATTGCTGAATATACACCAATTATTCTCGGTAACATTACGACTCTATTAATGCATTTCTTGAATCAATCGGCCTCAGAGATTGTTGAAAACTTTGAGCATTCGTTAAACTTGTCATTGGAGAAATTGAGTTTAAAAATTGATGAGACGGCAAATTCTTTAGCTGTCGTCAATGCAACTATCGCTCGGTGCTCAATTTTTGCATCAAGCGTAGTGGAAACGTTGGATAGCTTGAAAAACAGTACGATaaggatgatgatgttgttcaTGTCAATGATAACTCCCAGTGTTACTTTTGATGGTTTGATTAGCGGAGCCAAAGCTATCATCGCCTTCTTTACACTGGTCACTAGACTTGCTGCAGTTATTGCGATTTGCTTACTTATTATCCTAATCTGGCCAATCGTGAAAtcacttttctttcaaccACTTTGTTACTTAATGAGGAGGTGCTCCTACATTGTAGTATCCATTTTGGTTGGTGTAGCTGCTGCCAACTTTAGTGTTTGGCTTTTACAAAAGTAG